The Acidimicrobiales bacterium genome contains the following window.
AAGGGGGCCCGGTGGGGAAGGACGTCGACTGGTCTGGGCAGTTTCTTTCCCGGTGATGCCATCAATGACCCATACCCAGGCCGCCATCAACGGGGATGAGCGCGCCGGTCACGTAGCCCGCCTGGTCCGAGGCCAGAAACAGCACGGTCGCGGCGATCTCCTCCGGGCTGGCCATTCTCTTGAGCGGGACCTGCTCGAGGATCTCGGCCTGCCGTTCCTCGGGTAGAGCCGCGGTCATGTCGGTGGTGACGAAGCCGGGAGCCACCACGTTGACGGTCACGCCACGCCCGCCTATCTCACGCGCGAGGGATCGGGCCAGCCCGACCAGTCCCGCTTTGGAAGCCGCGTAGTTGGTTTGGCCTGGCGAACCGAGCAGGCCGACGACCGAGGAGATGAAGATGATGCGACCCTTGCGAGCTCGGATCATCTTGGAGGTCGCCCTTCGCGCGACCCGGTAGGCGCCGTTCAAGTTCGCGTCGATCACCGACAGCCACGCATCTTCCTTCATCGACAACAGAAGCTGGTCCGCGTTGATCCCCGCGTTCGATACCAGGACCTCAACCGGTCCGAGCTCCTTCTCGATCTCGGCGAACGCGGCATCGACCTGCTCCGCAGATGTGACGTCGCAACGAACGCCGAGGAAGTCCTCGGCGGGCTTTTCCCTGTAGGTGATCGCCACCCGATCGCCGTTATCGGCGAACGCCTGGGCGATGGAGCGGCCTATGCCGCGGTTGCCGCCGGTGACCAACACGACTCTTCCCGTCACTGATCAGACTCCCATGGCGTGGTAGCCGCCGTCGACGTGGACCATCTCGCCTGTAGTAGCCGGGAACCAGTCCGACAGCAAAGCGACGCATGCTCGGGCGACGGGTTCCGAGTTGGTTACGCTCCAGCCGAGCGGAGCCCGCTCGTCCCAGACTTCCTCGAACCGAGAGAAGCCCGGGATGGACTTCGCGGCCATCGTCTTGATCGGGCCGGCGGCAACCAGGTTCACCCGGATCCTGTCCGGTCCAAGATCGCGGGCGAGGTACCTAGACGTCGACTCGAGAGCGGCCTTCGCGACTCCCATCCAGTCGTAGCCCGGCCACGCAACGTTGGCATCGAAGTCCAGCCCGACGACCGACGCGCCGCCCGCCTTGCGCATCAGATCCCGGAATCCGGAAGCGAGCAGCTTCAACGAGTACGCGGAGATCTCCAACGCCACCTTGACGTCGTCCCAGCCGGCGTCCATGAAGCCTCCACCGAGGCAGCTCTCGGGGGCGAAACCGATCGAGTGCAGGAACCCGTCCAACCTTCCCCATCGCGAACCAAGCTCGGTCGCGACGGCTTCGACGTGATCGGCAACAGTGACATCGAGTTCCAGAACGTCGGGGGGGTCGGGAAGCTTTCGTGCGATCCGCTTGGTGAGTGACAGCCCCCGGCCGGCGCCGGTGAGGACCACCTCGGCTCCTTGTTCCTGGGCAAGCCTCGCCACGCCGAAGGCGAGCGAATCGTCGGTGAGCACCCCGGTGACGAGGATGCGTTTGCCCTCCAGAAGTCCCGGCATGGTCCGCCACGATAGGCGGCGACGGCGAGAGTGGATCATTGTCCGGGATGGTGTTCAGGCGTGGGTATCTTGGACGGATGGCGTCGCTCGACGAGGAAGCCCTCCGCTTCGAAGAGCGGATGTCCGACCTCGAGTCCCTCATGTGGCGGCTGGAGCAGGTCGATGCTTCACTCCTGTCCACCATGACCCTTGTCGCGGTCTTGGACGGGCCGCTCGACAGGGACCGGCTCGACGAGAAGTTCGAGGTGGTGACCCGGAAGATCCCCCGCCTCCGCGACCACGTCGACGCCAGCAGGCTCCCCATGGCCCAGCCGACCTGGGACCCCGACCCCGACTTTGCGGTGGAGAACCACGTGAGCTGGAGCACGGCCGCTCAGCCGGGCGACTTCGACGCTCTACTTGGGGTCGCCGAGGACCAGGTCCGGAAGGGATTCGACCCTGAACACCCACCCTGGCATCTCGGGTTCGTCGATGGGCTTGACGGCGGCAAGACGGCCATGATCGCCCGCCTCCATCACAGCTACACCGACGGTCAGGGGGCGATCCGGATCGCGATGGAGCTTTTCGACCTGCGCCAGGAACCTGAACCTCTTTCGGCACTGCCGGAGCTCCCGCCTCCGCCGATGCTCCCGTTGCTCGGCCGAACCGTCGCCGACGTCATGCACGAGGCTTCGCGCACGGCGTCGGTCCTCCGTGGCGCCGCCCCTTGGCTGAGCCACTCTCTCCGCTCCGCGGTCACCGATCCTGAGAGGATCGCAGGTCCCGCGCGGGCGCTGATTCGTTCGGTCGGTGAGCTCGCCCGTGAGGCACTACGTCCGGGTAGCGAGCTGCTCGCCCCACGCGGCTTCGATACCCGGCTCTCCGCCATGAACCTCGATCTCGAGCACATGCGAAGAGCCGCCCGGACCGGAGGCGGGACGATCAACGACGTGTTCCTTGCCGGCCTCCTAGGCGGGCTCGCCGGTTACCACGACAAGCACGGTGACAAGTCCTCGTCGGTTCGGCTCGGCATCCCGGTGAGCACCAAGACCGACGGAACCTTGATGCGGAACCAGCTTCAGGGGATCCTGATGCACGGACCGCTCGATCTCGTTGACCCGCTCGAACGGGTCAAGGTCCTCCACGACACCGTTCTCCACACGAGATCCCAGCCGTGGCTGGACCTCGTGGACACGGCGGCCGCCGCGGCGCTCCGGTTGCCGCGCTCGAGCCAGATTCTCGCCGGCCTGGTCAAGGCGACCGATGCCTTGGCGTCGAATCTTCCCGGTCCTCCGGTGCCGCTGTTCCTGGCCGGCGCGTCCGTGGAGCGATTGATCCCGTTCGGACCTCGGGTCGGTTCCGCCCTGAACCTGACGTTGCTCAGCTACGAGGGGAGCGCATCGATCGGCGTCAACAGCGATCCCGACTCGGTACCCGATCTCAAGGTGCTTCTCGACTGCCTGGGTGCCGGCTTCGACGAGGTGCTGGCCCTCGCTTAGCGGCTACGCCGAGCCGGCCCGGCTCTCCAGATACCGCTGTTTCCCCCGGTCCACGACCACCTCGGCGTCCTCGCGACCTGACCAACCCTTCGCTTCGGTTCTTTTTCCCGGCTCGAGGTCCTTGTAGATGTCGAAAAAATGGGCAATTTCGCGCAGCTCGTACTCCGGCAGGTCCGTGACATCGGCGACGTGGTTCCATCGGGGGTCACTCGAAGGAACGCACAGCACCTTCTCATCGGCCCCCTGTTCGTCCCGCATCCGGAAAACACCGACCGGGCGGGCGTGGATGTGGCACCCCGGAAACGTGGGCTCCTCCAGAACAACGAGCGCATCGACGGGGTCCCCGTCGTCAGCGAGCGTTTCGGGGACGTACCCGTAGTCCTCGGGGTACCGGGTCGACGTGAAAAGCAACCGATCCAGCCAGATCGCGCCGGTTTCGTCCGCTTCGTACTTGTTGCGGGTGCCCTTCGGTATCTCGACGACTACTTCGATTTCCATAGGCGATTTAGTATCACGGAGTGGCGGCTAGGCGCGCTCCGCCACTTACCGCGCAAATTACGTAGTCATTACGGATGCCGTCGTCGGATTACGGACCTAAGGTGCGCCAATGTGAGGGGCAAGACACCGGTATTTGTGTATGCGGTTGACCCAGTGTCGGCCGCAGGGGCCAAAGCGCAGCTTATGAACGAGCCGAGCGTCCAGCTGGTCGGTCCTATGGACATCGACATGGCGAGGGTCGCGTTGCTCGTGGCCGACTCGGCCGACGTGTCGGTCGTCCGGATCGTGAAAGCGATTCAGCGAGACGGGATACCACGCGTGCTCCTGGTCGCCGGGCGGTTCGAGGAGCAGGGCGTGATCGCAGCCACGGCCGCGGGGGTGACAGCGTTCCTTCGCAAGTCCGAGGCGACGACGGCGCGGCTCACCGCAGCCATCCACGACGCCGACGAATCCGGTTGCCACCTGCCGGACGGGCTGATGAAGAAGGCGGCCGCGATCAGGCTGCGATCTCCCGAGGAGGCGCTGGCAGTCGACGTGTGTGATGCGGCTCTCGACGGTGCTTCGGCCATCTCGGGCCTGTCCACCATGACTAGCAACCTCACCGTGCGCGAGGCCGAGGTTTTGAGGTTGGTCGCCGACGGGCACGACACCGCCGACGTGGCCGAGAAGCTCGGGTTCTCGGAAAGCACGGTCAAGGGCATCATGGCGAAGATCATGAGCCGCATAGACGCCCGCAACCGCTGCCATGCGGTCGCGATCGCGGTCCGTAACGGCCTGATCTGAACCGGACGGGCGGGACCCGCCCAACCGGCACACCCAGAAGTCAGAATGGAGGCCGGCTCGCCCGGCGCCCAGCCGAGCTCACAGGGATCGAACCCGACGAGTTCGACGACCCGGCGCGGGAGGAGCATTGAGCACAAAGCGGTACAACCCGGTCAGGGCCTGCCCCGTGTGCGGCCTCGCCTTGTCGTGGCCGGGCGCGGATGGTGTCTGCCCGAACAGGTGGTGCAGGCGCGCCGACCGCTCTTTTTCCGTCGTCTTCTCGATCGGCGTCCATACGGGTGCCCTCAGGCACGCTCTTCTCCGTTACAAGTACCAGGAGGAGCGCTGGTGGGCGCCGCACTTCGCACGCATGGTCGGCGGGTACCTCCATGCGAACGGCACATGGTTCGAGGAGTTCGATCTGCTCGCCGCCGTACCCGGCTATGTCGGGGCCGGCGCCCGCCGGCGATGGGATCCGGTCAGGCAGATTCTCGTGGAGGTCGCCAGCCTGCCCCGCCTGTCGTGGCGGGTCGAGCCCGACCTCATCCTCAAGCGCGCCGAGACCCCTGCGATGCAGGGTCTCGACTGGGCGGCCCGGCAGGCTGTCGCCTCGGGCCGGTTGCGCGACGCTCTCGCAGTTCCCGTCCCAGGCCTGGTCAAGGGTTGCCGGGTTCTGGTGTTCGACGATGTGATGACCGAGGGCAGCACCCTGAGAGAGGTGGCGCGAGCCCTGCGTCTCGCCGGCGCGGCCGAAGTCGCCGGCCTGGTTCTGGCCCGGCCCACCTGGTCGGAGCGGCGCGAGGCCCGTGGGAGGGGCGGGGGGTCGTAAGTTTTCTGGGGTGGAGGGAGCCCTGGCGAAGGTTTCGGTGTCCGACGTCAGGGTCGCCGTCGCCGCCGGGCCCGGCGTCGAGGCCGGGATGGTCACCCTCCGCGAGGAGGATCCTCCGCACCGGTCGGTCCCGATCGTCATCGGCCAGCCGGAAGCCCGTGCCATCCAGTCGGCCTGGACCGGGGCGGTGCAGAGCCGCCCCTCGACCTGGGACTTGTTCGTCGCGGCGATCTCGGTCCTCGGCTCCCGCCTCGCCCGGGTCGTGATCACCGACGTGGAGGAGCACCGTCATTTCTTCGCATCGATCGAGCTGGAGCGCGACGGGGAACTGCGCGTTCTGCCCGCACGGCCGTCCGACGCGATCGCGCTTGCGTTACGCGCCTACGGGTGCGAGATCTTCGTAGCGGAGCAGGTCATGTCGGCGCTGGGCATGCCGGCGGCCTGAACGTCCGCGTTTGGCGATCGCGTGGGATACGCGTCCGGGTGGGCGTGGTCATCAGACTTCGGGTGTGGAAACGAGCACTGCATGGCACGTTTTCACACCCAAAGCCGATTTCTACGCCCAGTCGGGCTGTCGCCCAGTCGGGCTGTCGCCTAGTCGGGCGCCCGCCGAAGAATGCGTGTACGACGGGGTCGGCTTAGTTGAAGGCGAAGCGGCCGGCGTCGATGACGACACCCTGAGGGGTGGAGGTCCTGAACACTGCTGAACCCTCGCCGGTCACCCACATCGACACTGTGAGGTCCTCGCCGGGGAACACCGGCTTCGAGAACCTCGCGCCCATCGACACGAAGCGCTCCGGATCCGAGCCGCAAAACGTGTGAAGTAGCGCCCGGCCGGTGAACCCGAAGCTGCAAAGGCCGTGCAGGATCGGCTTGGGGAACCCGCCCATCGCCGCGAAGGAAGGATCGCTGTGGAGAGGGTTGCGGTCGCCCGACAGCCGGTACGTCAGCGCCTGGTCCGGCCTGGTCGCGTAGGTCACCTCGTGGTCGGGTGCCTTCTCGGGGAAGTCGACCTTGTTCGATGGGCCGCGATCCCCGCCGAAGCCGCCTTCGCCTCGGATGAAGGCGGAGCTGGTGGTTGTCCAAAGCGGTTTGCCGGTCGACTTGTCCGTAGCGACGGTTTCCATTGCGAGGACCGCGCCGGATCCCTTGTCGTAGATGCCGGTGATCGTGGTGACCGAGGACACCGTTCCCTCCACCGGGATCGGGCCGTGAAGCTCGACTGACTGCTCGCCGTGGACGAGCATCGCCGGGTTGAAGTCGCCGACCTTGGCCATGCCACCTGACCCCCCCGGCACGACTACGGGGAAGGTGGGGAGCACCTTCTGCTCGATCCCGTTGCTGTTCTCGGTCGTGAACTCGAGCTCGAATCCGGTCGGGTCGATCGCGCCCGCGCCCACGCCGACGGCGTAGATGAGGCAGTCCTTGGAGGTCCAGGACGACTCTCTCGGCTGGCTCGTGCTTCCCGCTGCGTCTGGATTGATCGGCATACCCGGACTGTACGCGGGATTTAGTGGACGGCGCCTATGAGGCGAGGGAGACCTCGACCGCCAAGTCCTCGCCGACGGCCTCGATGCGCAGATCCTCGATGACGCCCGCCTGGCGGAGATCATCACTCACCGCCTCCAACAGCGCGACCATCTCCGCCGGCGCACGCAGCAGGGCGGACGCGACCGGCGCCCTGAGGGAAGCCCCGGCCTCGGTCTTGGCCCGCCGAACCTCCGCCAGCACGCGACTGGCCGCATCCATCACCGCCGGATCGCCGGATGACAGCTCACCGCCCGAGGACAGCTCGCCGGCGGACGGCCAAGCCGAAGTATGGATGGAACCGTCCCGCCACCACGACCACACTT
Protein-coding sequences here:
- the fabG gene encoding 3-oxoacyl-[acyl-carrier-protein] reductase, translated to MTGRVVLVTGGNRGIGRSIAQAFADNGDRVAITYREKPAEDFLGVRCDVTSAEQVDAAFAEIEKELGPVEVLVSNAGINADQLLLSMKEDAWLSVIDANLNGAYRVARRATSKMIRARKGRIIFISSVVGLLGSPGQTNYAASKAGLVGLARSLAREIGGRGVTVNVVAPGFVTTDMTAALPEERQAEILEQVPLKRMASPEEIAATVLFLASDQAGYVTGALIPVDGGLGMGH
- the fabI gene encoding enoyl-ACP reductase FabI, with protein sequence MPGLLEGKRILVTGVLTDDSLAFGVARLAQEQGAEVVLTGAGRGLSLTKRIARKLPDPPDVLELDVTVADHVEAVATELGSRWGRLDGFLHSIGFAPESCLGGGFMDAGWDDVKVALEISAYSLKLLASGFRDLMRKAGGASVVGLDFDANVAWPGYDWMGVAKAALESTSRYLARDLGPDRIRVNLVAAGPIKTMAAKSIPGFSRFEEVWDERAPLGWSVTNSEPVARACVALLSDWFPATTGEMVHVDGGYHAMGV
- a CDS encoding wax ester/triacylglycerol synthase domain-containing protein, which translates into the protein MASLDEEALRFEERMSDLESLMWRLEQVDASLLSTMTLVAVLDGPLDRDRLDEKFEVVTRKIPRLRDHVDASRLPMAQPTWDPDPDFAVENHVSWSTAAQPGDFDALLGVAEDQVRKGFDPEHPPWHLGFVDGLDGGKTAMIARLHHSYTDGQGAIRIAMELFDLRQEPEPLSALPELPPPPMLPLLGRTVADVMHEASRTASVLRGAAPWLSHSLRSAVTDPERIAGPARALIRSVGELAREALRPGSELLAPRGFDTRLSAMNLDLEHMRRAARTGGGTINDVFLAGLLGGLAGYHDKHGDKSSSVRLGIPVSTKTDGTLMRNQLQGILMHGPLDLVDPLERVKVLHDTVLHTRSQPWLDLVDTAAAAALRLPRSSQILAGLVKATDALASNLPGPPVPLFLAGASVERLIPFGPRVGSALNLTLLSYEGSASIGVNSDPDSVPDLKVLLDCLGAGFDEVLALA
- a CDS encoding inorganic diphosphatase → MEIEVVVEIPKGTRNKYEADETGAIWLDRLLFTSTRYPEDYGYVPETLADDGDPVDALVVLEEPTFPGCHIHARPVGVFRMRDEQGADEKVLCVPSSDPRWNHVADVTDLPEYELREIAHFFDIYKDLEPGKRTEAKGWSGREDAEVVVDRGKQRYLESRAGSA
- a CDS encoding LuxR C-terminal-related transcriptional regulator, which translates into the protein MNEPSVQLVGPMDIDMARVALLVADSADVSVVRIVKAIQRDGIPRVLLVAGRFEEQGVIAATAAGVTAFLRKSEATTARLTAAIHDADESGCHLPDGLMKKAAAIRLRSPEEALAVDVCDAALDGASAISGLSTMTSNLTVREAEVLRLVADGHDTADVAEKLGFSESTVKGIMAKIMSRIDARNRCHAVAIAVRNGLI
- a CDS encoding phosphoribosyltransferase family protein — protein: MSTKRYNPVRACPVCGLALSWPGADGVCPNRWCRRADRSFSVVFSIGVHTGALRHALLRYKYQEERWWAPHFARMVGGYLHANGTWFEEFDLLAAVPGYVGAGARRRWDPVRQILVEVASLPRLSWRVEPDLILKRAETPAMQGLDWAARQAVASGRLRDALAVPVPGLVKGCRVLVFDDVMTEGSTLREVARALRLAGAAEVAGLVLARPTWSERREARGRGGGS
- a CDS encoding bifunctional nuclease family protein, giving the protein MEGALAKVSVSDVRVAVAAGPGVEAGMVTLREEDPPHRSVPIVIGQPEARAIQSAWTGAVQSRPSTWDLFVAAISVLGSRLARVVITDVEEHRHFFASIELERDGELRVLPARPSDAIALALRAYGCEIFVAEQVMSALGMPAA
- a CDS encoding MaoC/PaaZ C-terminal domain-containing protein, giving the protein MPINPDAAGSTSQPRESSWTSKDCLIYAVGVGAGAIDPTGFELEFTTENSNGIEQKVLPTFPVVVPGGSGGMAKVGDFNPAMLVHGEQSVELHGPIPVEGTVSSVTTITGIYDKGSGAVLAMETVATDKSTGKPLWTTTSSAFIRGEGGFGGDRGPSNKVDFPEKAPDHEVTYATRPDQALTYRLSGDRNPLHSDPSFAAMGGFPKPILHGLCSFGFTGRALLHTFCGSDPERFVSMGARFSKPVFPGEDLTVSMWVTGEGSAVFRTSTPQGVVIDAGRFAFN